The segment GTGACATAATCGGCCAGAATTACCTGCGACCGGCGATCAATCCAGGGGTGTTGACAGACCAGCCCTTCCAATCGAGAGGCAGGAATCAAGGCCTTTTCCACACCTCGTAATCCCAGGGTGTGGAGTACTGGTTCGGCCAGGTCGACAGCCAAAATCAGGATTTCCTCCCCGACCTGGACAGCCGCATAGTCAAACCGGGGATTGAGGGCAACGGCCAGATTGGCGGGCAGGGTCCAGGGGGTGGTGGTCCAGATGACCAGCGAGATCGGAAAGCCGGCCAACTCGGGATAATCGCCGGCCAGATCCGATAATAAGGGAAACTTCACGAAAATCGAAGGAGTCTCGTGGTCATGATATTCGACTTCGGCTTCGGCCAGGGCAGTGTGGCAGGTGCTGCACCAGTAGATGGGTTTCTTGCTGCGATAAACCGCGCCGGACAGAGCAATGCGCCCATATTCCCGGATGATCCCCGCGACATAGTCATTAGACATGGTCAGGTAGGGATGCTGCCAGTCGCCCAACACTCCCAGGCGGATAAACTCCTGCCGCTGAATATCGATGAACCTGAGGGCATACTCCCGGCATCGCTGGCGGATCTCGGAGCGTGACAGCTTTAGTCCTTGCCGCTTGAGTTGTTTGTCCACTTCATGTTCGATGGGGAGCCCATGGCAATCCCAGCCCGGCACATAGGGGCAGTCCAAACCGCTCATCTGCCGGGATTTAATAATGATATCCTTCAATATTTTGTTCAGCGCGTGGCCGACATGGATATGCCCATTGGCATAGGGAGGGCCGTCGTGCAGAATAAAGCGCGGACGTCCCTGATTCTGAGCTCGCAGTTGCGAGTAAATGTCCATTTCTGTCCAACGGCTCAAGATCTCTGGCTCCAGACGGGCCAGGTTGGCCTTCATGGGAAATTTAGTCTTGGGTAGATTCAAGGTGGCTTTATAATCGATTGCCATTAACCGCCTCCGGCCCTGATTTAAATTTATAAGATTATCTCATCATCAGGAAATGTCAAGTTTTTGCCAGATTCAGGATATTGATACCAAGTTGCGATCAAAGAGCTAGAATGCCCCCTCACCATCGCTCTCTCCCCCGCCAGCGGTGGAGAGGGGATAAAGGATAAAATTACTCATTTGAAAGCTAATCGGTATGAGGGCCAGGGTGGCCGGTAATTTTTAAATTAGGGACCAAGTCTTTTAGCAAGAACCAAACAATGGACTGTGGCTCTTATACCCTTTCTGGTTTCAGAGGCAACCGGTAACGATATTAATTTATGAATATCCCGAACAATTTGTTACAGACAACCGAAACCCGGAACCAGAAACCGGTATCAGTCCCGAGCAGCGTTAATCTGCAGGATTGTGGTGGTGTGCGGGGTTACCTTGACCGGGTCGGCCAGACGCTGGCCGACGACCCAGATAATCTGTCCCTGGCTCAAAAGCAATGGAAAAAATGGGCGTTGGCGGCGGGGGATTTTGGCGTCAACCAGAAAATCCTGGAGTTTTTTGGTGCCTGCCATCCCCAGCGGTTGAAATCGGTCACCGGGCCGCACCGGGCGTAAAACCAGCGGAAATTCTACCTTTTTTCTGTCCATCAAGACCATCTGGGGGGTGGCGGCCTGAACAGCCACCGGCTTTGCCGGGTAGGTACTCCACTTCAAGGTCCAGCCCAGCCCGGAAAAGGTCCCCTGATCCTGGCAGGGCAGGACAAATTCGCCAGTAGGCGGCGGTTGAGAAGAACCGCAGTGAAGCACCAGATGGCCTCCTTCCCGAGCCAGGCGCCAGCCCCCGGGAAGAGAAATCTCTCTCCCCCCGGTCTTGTTCTGGCAAAGGGCCAGGGCGGCATGCAGGTGACGCCAGGTAAGGTCCGTCAGCTTGCGGCTCGCCCCACCCAGGGCCAGCCGCAGCACTCTCTTCTGTATATAAGGATGAAGGATCAGGAAGCGCTCCAGGTCCAGTTGCAGTTTGTCGCCGGGAATTTCCTGACGCAACAGCGCCAGTTGCCGGGCGCTTTCCTGAGCCAGATAGTCCTCCTGCTCCTGGAGAAGAGCCTGGGTCCGCCAGACCGCCTCTTTAAGACGCGGGTTGTAATGTCGTAGTAGCTCC is part of the Deltaproteobacteria bacterium genome and harbors:
- the tilS gene encoding tRNA lysidine(34) synthetase TilS yields the protein MPSQVLAFIQEHQMFQPGDRVLLGVSGGPDSMALLYLLNRLKQTWRLSLGVAHFEHGLRDGESQQEAAWVAEQAAILGLPCYQERGEVRHYAQRHKLSLQVAARQLRLAFFARLRQELDYPKLALGHTADDQVELFFLRLLRGAGPEGLKGMWPYSPTGVVRPLLGIAKAEILAWLDHEGLPYCQDSSNLSRKYRRNQLRLDLLPELLRHYNPRLKEAVWRTQALLQEQEDYLAQESARQLALLRQEIPGDKLQLDLERFLILHPYIQKRVLRLALGGASRKLTDLTWRHLHAALALCQNKTGGREISLPGGWRLAREGGHLVLHCGSSQPPPTGEFVLPCQDQGTFSGLGWTLKWSTYPAKPVAVQAATPQMVLMDRKKVEFPLVLRPVRPGDRFQPLGMAGTKKLQDFLVDAKIPRRQRPFFPLLLSQGQIIWVVGQRLADPVKVTPHTTTILQINAARD